The proteins below come from a single Mesorhizobium loti genomic window:
- a CDS encoding beta-ketoacyl-ACP synthase III, with translation MHRVIISGIGVEVPEAKITNEELVASFNAWVDMENARRQETGEPPLPKSDSDFIVHASGVRTRHVIEREGILDPTRMAPRIPARPDDALSLEAEFGIAAARKALDHAGLSPSDIDLAICSASHHQRPYPAIAIEMQQVLGTKGAGFDMGLGCSSAAAALHIAVNLVRSGAHKRILVTTPEIITGHLNFRDRQTHFIFGDASVSMVVEGLAQGEKRPGRFEVLDTRIWTQMSNNIRTNLGYHTRTAQDDPYMINLEGNLIKQVGNKVFKEVTVAGQKFIVEFLAEHGLTPQAVRRFWLHQANARMNAMILKLAFGHEVDHDRAPMVLERLGNTAGAGAIIALSENHADMKPGDFGLICAFGAGYSIGGALLRML, from the coding sequence ATGCATCGCGTCATCATCAGCGGCATCGGCGTTGAAGTCCCTGAAGCCAAGATCACCAATGAAGAACTGGTCGCCAGCTTCAATGCCTGGGTCGACATGGAGAATGCGCGCCGCCAGGAGACCGGCGAGCCGCCGCTGCCGAAATCGGACAGCGACTTCATCGTCCACGCTTCGGGCGTGCGCACCCGCCATGTGATCGAGCGCGAAGGCATTCTCGACCCGACCCGCATGGCCCCGCGCATTCCGGCGCGGCCCGACGATGCGCTATCGCTCGAGGCCGAGTTCGGCATCGCCGCGGCGCGAAAGGCTCTCGACCATGCCGGACTGAGCCCGTCCGATATCGACCTGGCGATCTGCTCGGCCTCGCATCACCAGCGGCCTTATCCGGCGATCGCCATCGAAATGCAGCAAGTGTTGGGGACAAAGGGCGCCGGCTTCGACATGGGGCTTGGCTGCTCTTCGGCTGCCGCCGCCTTGCACATCGCCGTCAATTTGGTGCGGTCGGGCGCACACAAACGCATCCTGGTGACGACGCCGGAGATCATCACCGGCCATCTCAATTTCCGCGACCGGCAGACGCATTTCATCTTCGGCGACGCGTCCGTGTCCATGGTGGTGGAGGGTCTTGCCCAAGGCGAGAAGCGGCCGGGACGATTCGAGGTGCTCGACACGCGCATCTGGACGCAGATGTCGAACAACATCCGCACCAATCTGGGCTACCACACCCGCACCGCCCAGGATGATCCTTACATGATCAATCTGGAAGGTAATCTGATCAAGCAGGTCGGCAACAAGGTGTTCAAGGAAGTCACCGTCGCCGGGCAGAAGTTCATCGTCGAATTCCTCGCCGAGCACGGGCTGACGCCGCAGGCGGTCAGGCGCTTCTGGCTGCATCAGGCCAATGCGCGCATGAACGCGATGATCCTGAAACTGGCCTTCGGCCACGAGGTCGACCACGACCGTGCGCCGATGGTGCTGGAGCGGCTGGGCAACACGGCCGGCGCCGGCGCCATCATCGCGCTGTCAGAGAACCACGCCGACATGAAGCCCGGCGATTTCGGCCTGATCTGCGCATTTGGCGCGGGGTATTCGATAGGCGGCGCGCTGCTGAGGATGCTCTAA